Proteins encoded within one genomic window of Desulfonatronospira thiodismutans ASO3-1:
- a CDS encoding complex I 24 kDa subunit family protein, with the protein MQEYITHTDSSDYFRPMHSDITPDMWQDIDRIIQESLDIPGAVTQVLRRCQDLVGYLPVELLDYIARGMNIPASEVFGVASFYSLFSLKPRGRNIIRVCTGTACHVKGADLVMRRLKQTYHLDDGSTTPDRRFTLESVRCMGACGLAPAMTINQTAHGHITPDQALKLLQEYY; encoded by the coding sequence ATGCAGGAATATATTACACACACTGACAGTTCAGATTATTTCAGGCCGATGCACAGTGATATCACTCCCGATATGTGGCAGGACATTGACCGGATAATCCAGGAGAGCTTAGACATACCCGGGGCGGTGACCCAGGTCCTGCGCCGGTGCCAGGACCTGGTGGGCTACCTGCCTGTGGAACTTCTGGATTACATCGCACGCGGCATGAATATTCCAGCCAGTGAAGTCTTCGGGGTGGCCTCTTTTTATTCCCTTTTTTCCCTGAAGCCCAGGGGCAGAAATATAATCCGGGTATGCACAGGTACCGCCTGCCACGTCAAGGGAGCGGACCTGGTCATGCGCAGGCTCAAGCAGACCTATCACCTGGATGACGGCTCCACCACCCCGGACCGCAGATTCACCCTGGAATCGGTGCGCTGCATGGGTGCCTGCGGACTGGCCCCGGCCATGACCATAAACCAGACCGCCCACGGCCACATCACTCCGGACCAGGCCCTGAAACTGCTGCAGGAGTATTACTGA
- a CDS encoding phosphoadenosine phosphosulfate reductase family protein, with the protein MNLQEKISLTRKIFEQALGLSPAGNIFAAWTGGKDSTVMLHQWMIFLQERGPGVQVRALNLDTGYKFPEVLEFRDEMAWEWGLELTVAGPDSSAMQDLQELSKVECCRRLKVSPLQEAVREHGVRVLLTGIRRDEHPSRENTPDVQEKNDLDYYQVNPIAHWTEMDIWSYIMLKGLPYCSLYDAGYRSLGCKPCTVKGTHMNERSGRDREKEENLDMLRSMGYF; encoded by the coding sequence ATGAATTTACAAGAAAAGATAAGTTTGACAAGAAAGATTTTTGAGCAGGCACTTGGTTTAAGCCCTGCTGGAAATATTTTTGCCGCCTGGACTGGGGGCAAGGATTCCACAGTGATGCTGCATCAATGGATGATTTTTTTGCAGGAAAGGGGTCCTGGGGTGCAGGTGCGGGCTTTGAACCTGGATACAGGGTATAAATTTCCTGAGGTTCTGGAATTCAGAGACGAAATGGCCTGGGAATGGGGCCTGGAGTTAACGGTGGCGGGTCCGGATTCCAGTGCCATGCAGGATTTGCAGGAACTGTCAAAAGTGGAGTGCTGCCGTAGGCTCAAGGTCAGTCCCCTGCAGGAAGCAGTCAGAGAGCACGGAGTCAGAGTTTTGTTGACCGGCATCCGCAGGGATGAGCATCCCTCCCGGGAAAATACACCGGATGTGCAGGAAAAAAATGATCTGGATTATTATCAGGTTAATCCTATAGCACACTGGACGGAAATGGATATCTGGTCCTATATCATGCTCAAAGGACTGCCTTACTGCTCTTTATACGATGCTGGATACAGGTCCCTGGGCTGCAAGCCTTGTACGGTCAAGGGCACGCATATGAATGAACGTTCCGGGCGGGACAGGGAAAAGGAGGAAAACCTGGATATGCTGCGCAGCATGGGGTATTTTTAG
- a CDS encoding NADH-quinone oxidoreductase subunit NuoF, whose translation MPGINLQDLQNIREANRHRVEFTRKTCLMLCGGTGCRSTGSLEIKEALLEELNTRGLQDTVDVVETGCNGFCARGPILVVQPHDIFYQMLTLQDIPELVQEQLVNNTPLQRLQYKDPDSKQILPRQQDIPFFAHQLPWVLRNKGIIDPESIDQYIARDGYFAAARALTEMAPEDILQEMQKSGLRGRGGAGFPVHLKWKFAYRETSGVKYVLCNADEGDPGAFMDRSILEANPHSVLEGMLIAARTINADQGFIYCRTEYPLALERVQIAIDRAREYGLLGSDILGSGFGFDLEIYQGAGAFVCGEETALMRSIEGGRGMPRPRPPFPAQKGLWDRPTVLNNVETLANVPLIIQAGGDWYAGVGTRHSKGTKVFALSGDVRNIGLVEVPMGTSLRSIIYDIGGGIPGKREFKAVQLGGPSGGCVPAEYLDLPVDYEAISRAGAIMGSGGMIVMDQRTCMVDMARFFMDFVQEESCGKCTPCREGTMRILEILDRIRAGEGVIQDLWELEDLSATIRDSSLCGLGQTAPNPVLSTLKYFPKEYEDHIRNKKCPARKCIALVKFRVNPDKCTSCGLCHKNCPSGAVRWKKKQPAEIDPQKCIKCMLCLDKCMFDAID comes from the coding sequence ATGCCGGGGATCAACCTGCAGGACCTGCAGAACATCAGGGAGGCCAACCGTCACAGGGTGGAATTTACCCGCAAGACGTGCCTCATGCTCTGCGGGGGCACCGGATGCCGGTCTACAGGCAGTCTGGAAATCAAGGAAGCCCTGCTGGAAGAACTCAACACCCGGGGATTACAGGACACTGTGGATGTTGTGGAGACTGGCTGCAACGGCTTCTGTGCCCGGGGCCCCATTCTGGTTGTCCAGCCGCATGACATATTCTACCAAATGCTTACCCTGCAGGACATCCCGGAGCTTGTCCAGGAGCAGCTGGTAAACAACACCCCCCTGCAGCGCCTGCAGTACAAAGATCCGGACTCAAAACAAATCCTGCCCCGCCAGCAGGACATCCCCTTCTTCGCGCACCAGCTTCCCTGGGTGCTACGCAACAAGGGAATAATCGACCCTGAATCCATTGACCAGTATATTGCCAGGGACGGATACTTTGCTGCTGCCAGGGCTTTAACGGAAATGGCTCCAGAGGACATTCTGCAGGAGATGCAGAAATCCGGCCTGCGGGGCCGGGGTGGAGCCGGATTTCCGGTGCACTTGAAGTGGAAGTTCGCCTATAGAGAGACAAGCGGGGTTAAGTATGTCCTCTGCAATGCCGACGAAGGCGATCCCGGGGCCTTCATGGACCGCAGCATCCTGGAAGCCAACCCCCACTCGGTACTGGAAGGCATGCTCATCGCCGCCCGGACCATAAATGCAGATCAGGGTTTTATCTATTGCCGCACCGAGTACCCTCTGGCCCTGGAACGGGTTCAGATCGCCATAGACCGCGCCCGGGAATACGGGCTTCTGGGGTCTGACATTCTGGGCAGCGGATTCGGGTTTGACCTGGAAATATACCAGGGTGCCGGGGCCTTTGTCTGCGGTGAGGAAACGGCCCTCATGCGCTCCATTGAGGGCGGCCGGGGCATGCCCCGCCCCAGACCCCCCTTTCCGGCCCAGAAGGGCCTATGGGACCGGCCAACAGTGCTCAACAATGTGGAGACCCTGGCCAATGTGCCGCTGATAATCCAGGCCGGCGGCGACTGGTATGCCGGGGTGGGTACCAGGCACAGCAAGGGCACCAAAGTGTTCGCCCTGTCCGGGGACGTGCGCAATATCGGGCTGGTGGAAGTGCCTATGGGCACTTCCCTGCGAAGCATAATATACGACATCGGGGGCGGCATTCCGGGCAAGCGGGAGTTCAAGGCGGTGCAGCTGGGAGGGCCGTCAGGGGGGTGCGTGCCTGCGGAGTACCTGGATCTTCCCGTGGATTACGAGGCCATCAGCCGGGCCGGGGCCATCATGGGGTCCGGGGGCATGATAGTCATGGATCAGCGTACCTGCATGGTGGATATGGCCAGGTTCTTCATGGACTTCGTACAGGAGGAGTCCTGCGGCAAATGCACCCCCTGCCGGGAAGGCACCATGCGCATCTTGGAGATACTGGACCGCATCCGCGCCGGGGAAGGAGTCATTCAGGATCTGTGGGAACTCGAAGACCTTTCGGCCACCATCCGGGACAGTTCGCTTTGCGGTCTGGGCCAGACCGCACCCAACCCGGTGCTCTCCACCCTGAAATACTTCCCCAAGGAATACGAAGACCACATCAGGAACAAGAAATGCCCGGCCAGAAAATGCATAGCTCTGGTAAAATTCAGGGTAAATCCCGACAAGTGTACTTCCTGCGGACTATGCCATAAAAACTGTCCTTCCGGAGCGGTACGATGGAAAAAGAAACAGCCCGCAGAAATAGATCCTCAAAAATGTATCAAATGCATGCTCTGCCTGGACAAATGCATGTTCGACGCCATCGATTGA
- the fdhF gene encoding formate dehydrogenase subunit alpha, translated as MPSGNTFQINGQDLPFQEGMTILDAARMHNIFIPTMCHLPGAPPTGACRLCVVEVQGARNLAASCVTPAQRDMQINTESPRVVNSRRLNLQLLLAMGEHDCLLCPSSGQCVLQDLAYRYQINPKRFTPRGVLHRTEAVNPFILRDFSKCVLCGRCVQACCDIQVNNAISHAYRGIKSKIAAAGDRPLKESDCVFCGECMQACPVGSIIPVDSRQSPRIWETHKVKTTCGYCGVGCQMYLHHRDGVLYRVEGDIQSPPNYGSLCVKGRFGFGFVNSSSRLQTPLIRENGNLRPTGWEEALDLVHERLENIRMSHGPDALGLFASARTTNEDSYVAQKFARAVLGTNNIDHCARLUHSPTVAGLARVFGSGAMTNSINDIEQAGVLLVTGSNTTETHPVLAAAIKRAVKHRGAKLIVADPRRIRLTQFAHIWLRQNPGTDTAWINSMLHAIINEDLLDHEFVDNHTSGLDRLREHVSKYTPEYAAGITGIPPEDLIKAARMYARAPAASILYTMGITQHTSGTGNVMALADLAMLCGNLGIPGGGVNPLRGQNNVQGACDMGALPDVYSGYQKVEVPENREKMARAWNVKSLPDKPGMKLTGMLAGSGENAVKALYVIGENPALSDPDAQHTRKALQDLEFLVVQDIFLTETASMADVVLPACSFAEKDGTFTNTERRVQRVRKAIEPVGHSRPDWMIIQDLASRFGFFMHYQSPQDIMQEIASVTPSYAGINYSRLEKKGLQWPCPHQDHPGTPILHSQGFAAGRAGFQCVEYTPPEETIDEAFPLWLTTGRSLYHYHTGSMTRKIRGLNALERECCLEVSPQDAHKAGLKDHDRVSVRSRRGEITTRVRISSAAVPGAVFIPFHFAEAAANVLTNPALDPVAGVPEYKVCAVRIGIVD; from the coding sequence CCGGATGCACAATATATTTATTCCCACCATGTGCCACCTGCCCGGGGCACCGCCCACCGGTGCCTGTCGACTGTGCGTAGTAGAGGTCCAGGGGGCGCGCAACCTGGCTGCATCCTGTGTTACCCCGGCCCAGAGGGATATGCAGATCAACACCGAATCCCCCAGGGTGGTCAACTCCAGGCGGCTTAACCTGCAGCTGCTCCTGGCCATGGGTGAGCACGACTGCCTGCTCTGTCCCTCTTCCGGTCAGTGCGTTCTGCAGGACCTGGCTTACCGCTATCAGATAAATCCCAAGAGATTTACCCCGCGGGGAGTCCTGCACCGCACTGAAGCGGTCAACCCCTTTATACTCAGAGACTTCAGCAAATGTGTTCTTTGCGGGCGCTGTGTGCAGGCCTGCTGCGACATTCAGGTCAACAACGCCATCAGCCATGCCTACCGGGGAATAAAGAGCAAGATAGCAGCAGCCGGAGACAGGCCCCTCAAGGAATCCGACTGCGTGTTCTGCGGAGAGTGCATGCAGGCCTGTCCTGTGGGCTCCATAATTCCTGTAGATTCCCGGCAGAGTCCCAGGATCTGGGAGACGCACAAGGTTAAAACCACCTGCGGCTATTGCGGTGTGGGGTGCCAGATGTACCTGCATCACAGAGACGGCGTACTGTACCGGGTGGAGGGAGACATCCAGAGCCCGCCCAACTACGGCAGTCTGTGCGTCAAAGGCAGGTTCGGGTTCGGCTTTGTCAATTCCAGCAGCCGCCTGCAGACGCCTCTGATCCGGGAAAACGGAAATCTTCGCCCGACCGGATGGGAGGAAGCCCTGGACCTGGTACATGAGCGCCTGGAAAATATCCGTATGTCTCATGGACCGGATGCACTGGGACTGTTCGCCTCGGCCCGCACCACCAACGAAGACAGCTACGTGGCCCAGAAATTCGCCCGGGCCGTCCTGGGCACCAACAATATAGATCATTGTGCGCGGCTCTGACACTCACCCACTGTGGCCGGTCTGGCCAGGGTATTCGGCAGCGGGGCCATGACCAACAGCATAAACGATATAGAACAGGCCGGTGTCCTGCTGGTTACCGGATCCAACACCACCGAGACTCACCCTGTCCTGGCCGCGGCCATAAAGCGGGCTGTAAAGCACCGCGGTGCAAAGCTCATAGTGGCTGACCCCAGGCGCATCAGGCTTACGCAGTTTGCTCACATCTGGCTCAGGCAGAATCCCGGCACCGACACAGCCTGGATAAACAGTATGCTGCACGCAATCATAAACGAAGACCTTCTGGACCATGAATTCGTGGACAACCACACCAGCGGACTTGACCGGCTCCGGGAACACGTGAGCAAATACACACCGGAGTATGCAGCCGGGATTACCGGCATCCCTCCGGAGGACCTGATAAAGGCCGCCAGGATGTATGCCCGGGCCCCGGCAGCGTCCATACTTTACACCATGGGCATTACCCAGCATACAAGCGGTACCGGCAATGTAATGGCCCTGGCTGATCTGGCCATGCTCTGCGGCAACCTGGGCATCCCTGGAGGCGGCGTAAATCCCCTGCGGGGGCAGAATAATGTTCAGGGAGCCTGTGACATGGGAGCCCTGCCCGACGTCTACAGCGGCTATCAGAAAGTGGAGGTCCCGGAAAACCGTGAAAAAATGGCCCGGGCCTGGAATGTTAAAAGCCTGCCGGATAAACCCGGGATGAAACTGACCGGAATGCTTGCAGGTTCAGGGGAAAATGCCGTAAAGGCCCTGTACGTCATCGGAGAAAACCCTGCTCTATCCGATCCTGATGCCCAGCACACCCGAAAGGCCCTGCAAGACCTTGAATTCCTGGTGGTGCAGGATATTTTTCTTACCGAGACCGCTTCCATGGCCGACGTGGTTCTGCCGGCATGTTCCTTTGCCGAAAAAGACGGTACTTTTACCAATACCGAAAGAAGGGTACAGCGCGTCAGAAAGGCCATAGAGCCTGTGGGGCATTCCAGGCCGGACTGGATGATAATCCAGGATCTAGCTTCCAGGTTCGGCTTTTTTATGCACTACCAGTCACCACAGGATATCATGCAGGAAATTGCCTCGGTTACGCCTTCTTATGCCGGAATCAACTACTCAAGGCTGGAAAAAAAAGGGCTGCAATGGCCCTGTCCCCATCAGGATCACCCCGGTACTCCCATCCTGCACAGCCAGGGATTCGCCGCAGGCAGGGCCGGATTTCAGTGCGTGGAATATACACCGCCCGAGGAGACAATTGATGAGGCTTTTCCCTTGTGGCTAACTACCGGGCGCAGCCTTTATCATTATCATACCGGCAGCATGACCCGCAAAATCCGCGGCCTGAACGCCCTGGAGCGGGAATGCTGTCTGGAAGTATCCCCGCAGGATGCACATAAGGCCGGACTTAAAGACCATGACCGGGTCTCGGTGCGCTCCCGCAGGGGGGAGATCACCACCAGGGTGCGCATATCCAGCGCGGCGGTGCCAGGTGCTGTGTTTATTCCCTTTCATTTCGCCGAAGCCGCGGCCAACGTGCTGACCAACCCCGCCCTGGACCCCGTGGCCGGGGTGCCGGAATACAAGGTCTGTGCAGTACGCATTGGAATTGTGGATTGA
- a CDS encoding permease — protein sequence MKGTFLFILILCLAATIIAFKKDPQLVNDGFVQGMKMLAKILPILLVAFILAGMVEQILPKDLLADILGPESGFRGLALGTLAGAVMPGGPFILFPLMAVLLKAGAGVGPLVAFLTSWALLGFHRLLIYEAPIMGWKFALCRMAASLIFPIVIGYFADWAWKAWSRG from the coding sequence ATGAAAGGAACCTTTCTGTTCATACTCATTTTGTGCCTGGCGGCGACCATTATCGCATTCAAGAAAGATCCGCAACTGGTCAATGACGGATTCGTCCAGGGAATGAAAATGCTGGCCAAAATCCTGCCCATACTCTTGGTGGCCTTTATCCTGGCCGGTATGGTGGAACAGATCCTGCCCAAAGATCTCCTTGCAGACATCCTGGGACCAGAGTCCGGGTTCAGGGGACTGGCCCTGGGGACCCTGGCCGGGGCAGTAATGCCTGGAGGACCGTTCATCCTTTTTCCGCTGATGGCGGTGCTGCTCAAAGCCGGGGCAGGAGTGGGGCCACTGGTGGCCTTTCTCACTTCCTGGGCCCTGCTGGGTTTTCATCGCCTGCTCATTTACGAAGCTCCTATTATGGGCTGGAAGTTCGCCCTGTGCCGCATGGCGGCCAGCCTGATTTTCCCTATAGTCATAGGCTACTTCGCAGACTGGGCCTGGAAGGCCTGGTCCAGGGGATAA